TCTGCGGTTACAAATGATTGAATAGGCACTTTCAGCCTCAACTAACCAACAATATCCCACTGATTTTGGATTAAACATGGAGAGAAAACCAATGAATTTGCTCGCATCATTAGTCAgctctttgttccatttcattatCAAAACGATGAAGAAACGATGTCAATTCATAAAACGATCTCCACCAGTACGgactcctcttcctcctcaatTTCCTGGGAATGGTTCTTCTCCGGATCGCCTGGTCACGATTTACTCGCTTCTTCTGCCTTCTCCACCGTCTCTCTATGAGCATACCGCCTTTGCCAAGACCTGACCACGTCCACAGTATCCAGGATGATTCGCTCCAGAAAGAACACGTCCTCATAGCGAAGAGCTCCGCCCAAAACGGGCAAGATGATATCGTCTCTCCGGTCAATTTTCTCTTCCACTGGCGGTCGGATCAGTCCCATGCGAATCAGGGCTTCAGTGAGCACGGCCTTGATCCATTCCGCCGCTTGCAGCACCAAATGATCCCGTTGAGCCATGATTTGGTGGAGGAATTCGCGGAACGAGTCCAGAACGGCATCGGTGGGGTTGGGCGGAGATAACTTGTTCAAGTCCTGGGGCGGGCTTGGACTCACGGGATTGACGGCTAGTAGGAGGACAGTGGCACTGCAGGCCACAAACAAGTGGATCCACGTCATAATCGTGCCTGGGACTAGGATCTTCTCGAAGGTGGGAGTATAGATTGATGGGGATTGGCTTAAGTAGGTTTAAGGAGTCTCAGAGCTTGATTGACAGACACTGAAAAGTCTAACTCGGTTGCAAGCAGTGATACCACATCCCTACGCTTTGAAGATGCCAGAACACCTCTTTCAACATGCCAGAAGCCGCTGAAACATGTCAGAttcaaaacagaaagaaaTACTTTCATATCTCATATTCCACCTTCGTTGCAGGGGCCATTGCAGCCTGAAGAACCATAAATGGTTGACCTTTGAAGCAACATTTTATCGATTAAGAGCAAGCTTTTCTTACTATTTCAGTGTTTCTATGCATCAGGGGATAATTTAATAGTCAGCAGACAGTCTGAACATTTGCAAATCTAAATGAGCAAAACTGGTTCAAAGTATTTAGTCCAA
This DNA window, taken from Tigriopus californicus strain San Diego chromosome 9, Tcal_SD_v2.1, whole genome shotgun sequence, encodes the following:
- the LOC131886784 gene encoding uncharacterized protein LOC131886784 (The sequence of the model RefSeq protein was modified relative to this genomic sequence to represent the inferred CDS: added 40 bases not found in genome assembly), whose amino-acid sequence is MTWIHLIVAWSAILLLLAVNPVSPSPPQDLNKLSPPNPTDAVLDSFREFLHQIMAQRDHLVLQAAEWIKAVLTEALIRMGLIRPPVEEKIDRRDDIILPVLGGALRYEDVFFLERIILDTVDVVRSWQRRYAHRETVEKAEEASKS